A genome region from Actinomycetota bacterium includes the following:
- a CDS encoding PBP1A family penicillin-binding protein, giving the protein MPRSTSKRPPTPRGKPPASRVRRFRDWLQGRTPAARRWHQRLKRYVIVAVPGGLLFGMLLFGMAYALVDVPVPTDISTARSTIVLDRDNKLIARLHAEADRVDIPFKDMPEHLRRAVIAAEDRDFYQHGGVSIPSIARAAFANLIGGGVQQGGSTITQQFVKNAYVGSERTMWRKVKEAIVSMKIERQQSKDEILEDYLNTIYLGRGAYGVEAAAQTYFRKRASKLELHESALLAAIIKAPETYDPVRKPETAKQRRDLVLDAMASLRFISAADATAAAAKPVKVRDRVTTTVPAVGAHFVEDVRRILVGQYGAGTVYRGGLTVRTTMDIDHQYLAEKAVASVLDRKDDPQAALVAVDTATGEVVAMVGGRTFEENQFNLASQGRRQAGSAFKPFVLATAVDAEYSVKSTFKAPAKIKLETGFEPWEVANYDNKNYGQIDLITATEFSVNTVYAQLILKVGPKSAADMAARLGITSKLQAVPSLTLGTSDVSPLEMAGAYASFANSGKHAQPHLIRSIQDADKRTIFETDIKPAQVVEPKVADTVAHALVQVVESGTGGRADLGSRPVGGKTGTTEDHVDAWFAGFTRQIATTVWMGFPDGKRKMQNVRGIAVTGGSFPAQIWREFMEPVMETMPVEGFGKPTFEGEILNESPTPSPSPSSTKTPTPVATLPPVQTETPKPKETKTPGPPSPSPTSSPSAAPSGGGG; this is encoded by the coding sequence ATGCCCCGATCGACGTCGAAACGACCGCCCACCCCGCGAGGCAAGCCACCCGCCTCGCGCGTCCGGCGTTTCCGCGACTGGCTGCAAGGCAGAACGCCGGCCGCCCGCCGCTGGCATCAGCGCCTCAAGCGGTACGTCATCGTGGCAGTCCCGGGTGGGCTCCTCTTCGGCATGCTGCTCTTCGGCATGGCCTATGCCCTCGTCGACGTCCCCGTTCCGACCGACATCTCTACTGCCCGATCGACGATCGTGCTCGATCGAGACAACAAGTTGATCGCGCGTCTCCACGCCGAAGCCGATCGCGTCGACATCCCGTTCAAGGACATGCCGGAGCATCTGCGTCGGGCGGTGATCGCCGCCGAAGACCGCGATTTCTATCAACACGGCGGCGTATCGATCCCGTCGATCGCCCGTGCTGCGTTCGCGAACCTCATCGGAGGCGGCGTCCAGCAGGGGGGAAGCACGATCACACAGCAGTTCGTGAAGAACGCCTACGTCGGCAGCGAGCGCACCATGTGGCGCAAGGTGAAGGAAGCGATCGTGTCGATGAAGATAGAACGCCAACAGTCGAAGGACGAGATCCTCGAGGACTACCTCAACACGATCTATTTGGGCCGCGGCGCGTACGGGGTGGAGGCCGCCGCTCAGACCTATTTCCGGAAGCGAGCTTCGAAGCTGGAGCTGCACGAGTCGGCGTTGCTCGCGGCGATCATCAAGGCACCCGAGACCTACGACCCCGTCCGCAAGCCGGAGACCGCGAAGCAGCGGCGAGATCTCGTCTTGGACGCGATGGCGAGCCTGCGCTTCATCAGCGCCGCCGACGCGACGGCCGCGGCGGCGAAACCGGTCAAGGTTCGCGACCGCGTCACCACCACGGTGCCCGCGGTCGGTGCGCACTTCGTCGAGGACGTGCGTCGGATCTTGGTCGGACAATACGGGGCCGGCACGGTGTACCGCGGGGGTTTGACCGTGCGGACGACGATGGACATCGATCACCAGTACCTCGCGGAGAAAGCCGTCGCGTCGGTCCTCGACCGGAAGGACGACCCTCAGGCGGCGCTCGTCGCCGTCGATACCGCGACCGGTGAGGTCGTCGCGATGGTCGGCGGGCGCACGTTCGAGGAGAACCAGTTCAACCTCGCCAGCCAAGGTCGAAGGCAGGCGGGTAGCGCGTTCAAACCGTTCGTGCTCGCGACCGCGGTGGACGCCGAGTACTCCGTGAAGTCCACGTTCAAAGCTCCGGCGAAGATCAAGCTCGAGACGGGCTTCGAACCGTGGGAGGTCGCGAACTACGACAACAAGAACTACGGACAGATCGATCTGATCACGGCCACGGAATTCAGCGTGAACACCGTCTACGCACAACTCATCCTCAAGGTCGGCCCAAAGTCAGCGGCCGATATGGCCGCGCGATTAGGGATCACGTCGAAGTTGCAGGCGGTTCCCTCGCTGACGCTTGGGACGTCAGACGTGTCGCCTTTGGAGATGGCCGGCGCGTACGCCTCGTTTGCGAACAGCGGCAAGCATGCGCAGCCCCATCTGATCCGTTCCATCCAGGATGCCGACAAGAGGACGATCTTCGAGACCGATATCAAGCCGGCGCAGGTCGTCGAGCCGAAGGTAGCCGACACCGTCGCCCACGCTTTGGTCCAGGTCGTCGAGAGCGGTACCGGTGGTCGAGCCGACCTTGGATCGCGGCCGGTCGGCGGCAAGACGGGGACGACCGAGGATCACGTCGACGCGTGGTTCGCCGGATTCACCCGTCAGATCGCGACGACGGTATGGATGGGATTTCCGGACGGCAAACGTAAGATGCAGAACGTGCGCGGCATCGCGGTCACGGGGGGATCGTTCCCGGCCCAGATCTGGCGGGAGTTCATGGAGCCCGTTATGGAGACCATGCCCGTCGAAGGCTTCGGAAAGCCGACCTTCGAGGGCGAGATCCTCAATGAGTCGCCGACGCCTTCTCCGTCGCCGAGCAGCACGAAGACGCCGACACCTGTGGCGACCCTGCCGCCGGTTCAGACCGAAACCCCGAAGCCCAAGGAGACCAAAACTCCCGGACCCCCGAGTCCGTCGCCGACGTCGTCGCCGTCGGCGGCACCGTCGGGAGGCGGGGGGTGA
- a CDS encoding glycosyltransferase 87 family protein, translating to MSWAADRRRRITLFLLGSAVVGLAAGYALKAPCISGDWNDGKQYRRLCYSDIVPLYGARGLAEGRFPYLDSTTETRAAHQDVEYPAGTGLYFGVVAKTTTTLDSFFNANTVGLALMGIAAAWALTSMARDPRRVLLYALGPPLILYAFHNWDLLAVGFATVGLYAFWRGADGWAGLSLGLGAATKLYPAFLLPALALAAWRRREKPPWRMAALFVLGVAALNVPLLIANFEGWKYPWDFQSSRAPNFETAWFMVFRHIHPDYAGLATWYPTFANVASGVLFLIGAGVLIVLESLRERPRPFALGFGILVVFLLTAKVFSPQYALWLLPFFVLLRLPLWSYVAFVVADAAVWISISAYFTAVQFASGDPAFRLNVTEVTVWLRYGVLLILLVLSRRADDLVDAPPGRAPRGAPVPLTA from the coding sequence GTGAGCTGGGCGGCGGACCGCCGCCGCAGGATCACCCTTTTCCTTCTCGGTTCCGCCGTCGTCGGATTGGCGGCCGGTTACGCACTGAAGGCCCCGTGCATCTCCGGGGACTGGAACGACGGGAAGCAGTACCGTCGCCTCTGCTACTCGGACATCGTCCCGCTGTACGGCGCGCGCGGGCTCGCCGAGGGACGATTCCCCTACCTCGACTCGACCACCGAGACCCGCGCCGCACACCAAGACGTGGAGTATCCCGCCGGAACCGGCCTCTACTTCGGCGTCGTGGCCAAGACGACGACCACGCTGGACTCGTTCTTCAACGCGAACACGGTCGGGCTCGCGCTCATGGGCATCGCCGCCGCGTGGGCGTTGACTTCGATGGCGCGCGACCCGAGACGCGTGCTGCTGTACGCGCTCGGCCCTCCGCTGATCCTGTACGCGTTCCACAACTGGGATCTGCTGGCCGTCGGATTCGCGACCGTCGGCCTCTATGCGTTCTGGAGAGGAGCCGACGGTTGGGCAGGGTTGTCGCTCGGCCTCGGCGCAGCGACGAAGCTCTATCCCGCGTTCCTCCTGCCGGCGCTCGCGCTCGCGGCGTGGCGACGCCGCGAGAAGCCGCCCTGGCGGATGGCCGCCTTGTTCGTGCTCGGCGTGGCAGCGTTGAACGTCCCCCTGCTCATCGCGAACTTCGAAGGATGGAAGTACCCGTGGGACTTCCAGAGCAGCCGGGCGCCGAACTTCGAGACGGCCTGGTTCATGGTCTTCCGTCACATCCATCCCGACTACGCGGGGCTCGCGACCTGGTATCCGACCTTCGCGAACGTGGCGTCCGGGGTGCTCTTCCTGATCGGCGCGGGTGTGCTCATCGTCCTCGAGTCCTTGCGTGAGCGCCCCCGGCCGTTCGCGCTCGGCTTCGGGATCCTTGTCGTGTTCCTGCTCACCGCGAAAGTGTTCTCCCCCCAGTACGCGCTCTGGCTGCTGCCGTTCTTCGTGTTGCTCAGGCTCCCCCTATGGTCGTACGTCGCATTCGTCGTTGCCGACGCGGCGGTGTGGATCTCGATCAGCGCCTACTTCACCGCCGTGCAGTTCGCGTCCGGCGATCCGGCATTCCGGTTGAACGTGACCGAGGTGACCGTCTGGCTCCGATACGGCGTGCTCCTGATCCTCCTGGTTTTGAGTCGCCGGGCCGACGATTTGGTCGACGCGCCGCCCGGACGGGCGCCCCGAGGCGCTCCGGTACCATTGACGGCGTGA
- a CDS encoding chlorite dismutase family protein, producing the protein MSETQKPHPRQMVKYAFYKADPAWLGLPDEERAAARKELAGLLDEWRERFPMLRTYSTVGMRGDADMLIWSAAKTLEEIRDLETAIRSTGLGRWLHASHSFLAMTKRSQYEDRLDPSTREKLKVKPGRAKYLFIYPFVKTRAWYLLPFDERQKMMDAHIEIGHRYPTVKLNTTYSFGLDDQEFVVAFETDSPEDFLDLVMALRETRSSEFTLRDTPIFSCIAGEPLAVLEALG; encoded by the coding sequence GTGAGCGAGACCCAGAAACCGCATCCCCGCCAGATGGTGAAGTACGCCTTCTACAAGGCCGACCCCGCGTGGCTGGGCTTGCCCGACGAGGAGCGCGCCGCCGCGCGCAAGGAGTTGGCCGGGCTGCTCGACGAGTGGCGCGAACGGTTCCCGATGCTCCGCACGTACTCGACGGTCGGGATGCGCGGCGATGCCGACATGCTTATCTGGTCGGCCGCTAAGACGCTCGAGGAGATCCGCGACCTGGAGACCGCGATCCGCTCTACCGGGCTCGGACGCTGGCTCCACGCGTCGCACTCGTTCCTTGCGATGACGAAGCGCTCGCAGTACGAGGACCGGCTCGACCCATCCACCCGCGAGAAGCTCAAGGTGAAGCCGGGCCGTGCCAAGTATCTGTTCATCTATCCGTTCGTGAAGACGCGCGCGTGGTACCTGCTTCCGTTCGATGAGCGGCAGAAGATGATGGATGCGCACATCGAGATCGGGCACCGCTACCCGACGGTGAAGTTGAACACGACGTACTCTTTCGGCCTGGACGATCAGGAGTTCGTGGTCGCGTTCGAAACAGACTCTCCGGAGGACTTCCTCGACCTAGTGATGGCGCTGCGCGAGACGCGCTCGTCGGAGTTCACCTTGCGGGACACCCCTATCTTCTCGTGCATCGCCGGCGAGCCCCTCGCCGTGCTCGAAGCGCTCGGCTAA
- a CDS encoding DUF779 domain-containing protein, producing the protein MNVAVTSDASKIVQRVREDGRTNLIMVLGTGCCDSTAPFLYDNYLPEPDARPVGEIDGVPIVAPAWLANLYPGEEGLIVDVDPNVVNDSFSLESEYDCRFTLRLPERPERR; encoded by the coding sequence ATGAACGTCGCCGTGACCTCCGACGCCTCGAAGATCGTTCAACGCGTCCGGGAGGACGGCCGCACCAACCTCATCATGGTGCTCGGAACAGGTTGTTGCGACTCGACCGCGCCGTTCCTCTACGACAACTACCTACCCGAGCCCGACGCGCGTCCGGTCGGCGAGATCGACGGCGTTCCGATCGTCGCCCCCGCCTGGCTCGCCAACCTGTACCCCGGCGAGGAAGGGCTCATCGTCGACGTCGATCCGAACGTGGTGAACGACTCGTTCTCGCTCGAGAGCGAATACGACTGCCGCTTCACGCTGCGTCTGCCGGAGCGCCCCGAGCGGCGTTAG
- a CDS encoding NAD(P)/FAD-dependent oxidoreductase produces MASSNEYDYDVIVVGGGPAGSTAASLLSRDGHKVLLLEREKFPRDHVGESMLPFCYKLFDGLGVREEMERTFVRKPGVRFIDRNDIASTTWCFDVVIEDETYLSFQVNRAPFDNILLNNSRRLGAEVREEVKVTDVDLSDPNKVIIESETVDGVQEVHTARFLVDASGRDAIVGSKNGWRKPREELDRTALWSHWEGVKMAHGLEEGLSLIIYIGEEKKGWIWVFPLSDSRITAGVVFQNSYIRKRRKELQAEGITDWQEAMCEAELRESPVVARLLDTPGAHRVMQIMVNGNYSYEISNHYGTNYAMIGDARGFIDPIFSSGVFLSMKTAHLVSAALHKQLLGEQEPMGPEMVEAYRKVSGAYNFVHRMIRLFYNPHAITWAEVGVDHQVHKRHESAMAAGHYMLAGDFFENHERYNKFFDALEDPRGFEHYKKLILDREDYNKEAPTCYTPKEVAFPMVANGGQKADSGVEVAG; encoded by the coding sequence ATGGCCTCGAGCAACGAATACGACTACGACGTCATCGTGGTCGGGGGCGGCCCGGCCGGCTCCACCGCAGCCTCGCTGCTCTCCCGCGATGGGCACAAGGTTCTCCTGCTCGAACGCGAGAAGTTCCCACGTGATCACGTCGGCGAGTCGATGCTGCCGTTCTGCTACAAGCTTTTCGACGGGCTGGGCGTCCGCGAGGAGATGGAGCGCACGTTCGTCCGGAAGCCGGGCGTCCGCTTCATCGACCGCAATGACATCGCCTCGACCACCTGGTGCTTCGATGTCGTCATCGAGGACGAGACCTACCTCTCGTTCCAGGTCAACCGCGCACCCTTCGACAACATCCTGCTCAACAACTCGCGCCGCCTCGGCGCGGAGGTGCGGGAAGAGGTCAAGGTCACCGACGTCGACCTGAGCGATCCCAACAAGGTCATCATCGAGTCGGAGACCGTCGACGGCGTGCAAGAGGTCCACACGGCTCGCTTCCTCGTCGACGCGAGCGGTCGCGACGCGATCGTGGGCTCCAAGAACGGGTGGCGCAAGCCGCGCGAGGAGCTCGACCGTACGGCGCTCTGGTCCCACTGGGAGGGCGTCAAGATGGCGCACGGCCTCGAGGAGGGGCTGTCGCTCATCATCTACATCGGTGAGGAGAAGAAGGGTTGGATCTGGGTCTTCCCGCTCTCCGACAGCCGCATCACCGCCGGCGTGGTCTTCCAGAACTCCTACATCCGTAAGCGTCGCAAGGAGCTCCAGGCTGAGGGCATCACCGACTGGCAGGAGGCCATGTGCGAGGCCGAGCTTCGTGAATCGCCCGTCGTCGCGAGGCTTCTCGACACGCCGGGTGCACACCGCGTCATGCAGATCATGGTCAACGGCAACTACTCGTACGAGATCTCGAACCATTACGGCACGAACTACGCGATGATCGGCGACGCGCGCGGCTTCATCGACCCGATCTTCTCGTCGGGCGTGTTCCTGTCGATGAAGACGGCCCACCTCGTTTCGGCGGCGCTCCACAAGCAGCTGCTCGGCGAGCAGGAACCGATGGGACCGGAAATGGTCGAGGCGTACCGCAAGGTTTCGGGCGCATACAACTTCGTGCACCGGATGATCCGCCTCTTCTACAACCCGCACGCGATCACGTGGGCGGAGGTCGGCGTCGACCACCAGGTCCACAAGCGTCATGAGAGCGCGATGGCGGCCGGGCACTACATGCTCGCCGGCGACTTCTTCGAGAACCACGAGCGCTACAATAAGTTCTTCGACGCGCTCGAGGACCCCCGCGGCTTCGAGCACTACAAGAAGCTGATCCTCGACCGCGAGGACTACAACAAGGAAGCGCCGACCTGCTACACGCCGAAGGAGGTCGCCTTCCCGATGGTCGCCAACGGCGGGCAGAAGGCCGATTCGGGCGTCGAGGTCGCCGGCTGA
- a CDS encoding Calx-beta domain-containing protein, producing MGTGRLPVIAFLAAALVIGAGLPVASADPDPCLGIDADGDGVVDQPPGEGCLVVAMVVEPEKNNTVDLEFHTVHAAVLWTPALDPAVIEDVPLCFGDASDPNNRACEPVTRRGKFRDVNGDGKKDKIWKWSTPLTGIQGSDTSACMYGQTTTGLKIEGCDSMTVINGPEPLLSIDDVSVVEGSSGTTAATFTVSLSPSSGGTVSVSYATADGTATAPGDYQTTYGQVTFDPGQTSNQVTVLVNGDTTPEPDETFTVQLSGASGAAIADGSGVGAILTDDAPPSASIDDVSVVEGNSGSVIATFTVSISPPAGGPVEVSWTTADGTAVAPGDYQAVSGTLNFAGGEGSKTIGVTVFGDTDPEVSEVFYVDISSSDVLVADGRGDGTILNDDSVPAITISDVSLLEGNGGTTSIASLVVTLSNPSGATVMVSYATADGSAKAPSDYTATSGILTFAPGEVSKTVDVSISGDMLTERDESFFLNLSNASGASIADAQGKCTILNDEG from the coding sequence ATGGGCACCGGGCGACTGCCGGTCATCGCGTTCTTGGCGGCCGCTCTGGTCATCGGGGCCGGCCTTCCCGTCGCGAGCGCAGATCCCGACCCGTGCCTCGGCATCGACGCCGACGGCGACGGCGTCGTCGATCAGCCGCCGGGCGAAGGGTGCCTCGTGGTCGCGATGGTTGTCGAGCCCGAGAAGAACAACACCGTCGACCTCGAGTTCCACACCGTCCACGCCGCGGTCCTCTGGACCCCGGCCCTCGATCCGGCGGTGATCGAGGACGTCCCGCTGTGCTTCGGCGACGCAAGCGATCCGAACAACCGCGCGTGTGAGCCGGTGACGCGGCGGGGGAAGTTCCGCGACGTCAACGGGGACGGCAAGAAGGACAAAATCTGGAAATGGTCGACGCCGCTGACCGGGATCCAGGGCTCGGATACCAGTGCCTGCATGTACGGGCAGACCACGACCGGCCTCAAGATCGAGGGTTGCGACTCGATGACGGTCATCAACGGCCCGGAGCCGTTGCTGTCCATCGACGACGTCTCGGTCGTGGAGGGCAGCTCGGGTACGACGGCCGCCACGTTCACCGTTTCCCTTTCGCCCTCGAGCGGCGGGACGGTCTCCGTCTCCTACGCGACCGCGGACGGAACCGCGACCGCGCCCGGCGACTACCAGACGACGTACGGTCAGGTCACGTTCGACCCGGGGCAGACGTCAAACCAGGTGACCGTGTTGGTGAACGGCGACACCACGCCGGAGCCGGACGAGACGTTCACCGTGCAACTGTCCGGCGCGTCGGGCGCCGCCATCGCGGACGGGTCCGGCGTCGGCGCGATCCTGACCGACGACGCCCCGCCCTCCGCCTCGATCGACGATGTCTCCGTGGTCGAGGGCAACAGCGGCTCGGTGATCGCCACGTTCACGGTTTCGATCTCACCGCCCGCCGGCGGGCCCGTCGAGGTGTCGTGGACGACGGCCGACGGGACCGCGGTCGCTCCCGGCGATTATCAGGCCGTCTCGGGCACGCTGAACTTCGCCGGGGGTGAGGGCTCGAAGACGATCGGCGTCACCGTCTTCGGCGACACCGACCCGGAGGTGTCCGAGGTCTTCTACGTGGACATCTCCTCGTCCGACGTGCTGGTCGCGGACGGACGCGGTGACGGGACGATCCTCAACGACGACTCCGTGCCTGCGATCACGATCTCCGATGTGTCGCTCCTGGAAGGCAACGGCGGTACGACGTCCATCGCGAGCCTGGTCGTGACCCTGTCGAACCCGAGCGGGGCGACGGTTATGGTCTCCTACGCGACCGCGGACGGAAGTGCCAAGGCGCCGAGCGACTATACGGCGACGAGCGGGATCTTGACGTTCGCTCCCGGCGAGGTGTCGAAGACCGTCGATGTGTCCATCTCCGGCGACATGCTCACGGAGCGGGACGAGTCCTTCTTCCTCAACCTGAGCAACGCTTCCGGCGCGTCGATCGCCGATGCGCAGGGCAAGTGCACGATCCTGAACGACGAAGGCTAG
- a CDS encoding sulfatase produces MRRRVAALSVLGLLAGAVMFFATGSLSGPATATPPTAPNIVLILSDDQSLDALAAMPFLTSKPGGGWIEFTNAFLNTPLCCPTRATLLSGLYPHHHGVTQNTGGPFDHDSTLATWLQSAGYRTGLAGKYLNDYPFGSSPFVPPGWSDWFANVGTSKYYNYDMFDNGTTVSYGSAPEDYHTDVIARRADAFIRSSAGEPFFLYASPIAPHSPTTPPERYAKTPFTVTRSPNFNEADVSDKPAWIQSLPLLSPNLENAMDKKRVQQYRAVQAVDDLIRTVYDALDDTNTLDNTVIVFMTDNGYLFGEHRGSGKNCVYEECIRTPMYVRVPWIEERVEPGLVSSVDIAPTFADLAGMVPPDAIDGTSFLPLIEDPGAGWRSSLLHQTSGTNNQPGFWAIRTHEWKYAELSTGERELYDLINDPYELENRAGQAELADLQAQLAAELEALRTAPPSGGDPSPSPSPSSSETPSPSPSPSPTATCKRVCEPSPSPSPSPTESPSPSPSPTDCRRFC; encoded by the coding sequence ATGCGCCGTCGTGTGGCAGCGTTGTCCGTTCTCGGCTTGCTTGCGGGCGCCGTGATGTTCTTCGCGACGGGATCGCTATCCGGACCGGCGACCGCGACCCCGCCCACTGCGCCCAACATCGTGCTCATCCTCAGCGACGACCAGAGTCTCGACGCCCTGGCGGCGATGCCCTTCCTCACCAGCAAGCCCGGCGGGGGATGGATCGAGTTCACCAACGCCTTCCTGAACACGCCGCTGTGCTGCCCGACGCGGGCGACCCTGTTGTCCGGGCTGTATCCGCACCACCACGGCGTCACCCAGAACACCGGCGGGCCGTTCGATCACGACTCGACGCTGGCGACCTGGCTGCAGTCGGCCGGGTATCGCACCGGCTTGGCCGGCAAGTACCTCAACGACTACCCATTCGGTTCGTCGCCCTTCGTCCCGCCGGGCTGGTCGGACTGGTTCGCGAACGTCGGAACGAGCAAGTACTACAACTACGACATGTTCGACAACGGAACGACCGTCTCGTACGGCAGCGCTCCGGAGGACTACCACACCGATGTCATCGCCCGGCGAGCCGACGCGTTCATCCGATCCTCTGCGGGGGAGCCGTTCTTCCTGTACGCCTCTCCGATCGCCCCGCATTCGCCGACCACGCCGCCGGAGCGGTACGCGAAGACACCCTTCACCGTCACGCGTTCGCCCAACTTCAACGAGGCCGACGTCTCCGACAAGCCGGCCTGGATCCAGTCCCTGCCGTTGCTGAGCCCCAACCTCGAGAACGCGATGGACAAGAAGCGCGTGCAGCAGTACCGGGCGGTGCAAGCCGTCGACGACCTGATCCGCACCGTGTACGACGCCCTGGATGACACGAACACGTTGGACAACACCGTGATCGTGTTCATGACCGACAACGGCTATCTGTTCGGCGAGCATCGCGGCTCGGGCAAGAACTGTGTGTACGAGGAGTGCATCCGGACCCCCATGTACGTGCGGGTTCCTTGGATCGAAGAGCGGGTCGAACCCGGCCTCGTCTCGAGCGTCGATATCGCTCCCACGTTCGCCGACCTGGCCGGGATGGTCCCTCCGGACGCGATCGACGGTACGAGCTTTCTTCCCCTGATCGAGGATCCGGGCGCCGGCTGGAGATCGAGCCTCCTCCACCAGACGTCGGGGACGAACAATCAGCCCGGCTTCTGGGCGATCCGCACGCACGAATGGAAGTACGCCGAGCTCTCGACCGGGGAGCGCGAGCTCTACGATCTGATCAACGATCCCTACGAGCTCGAGAACCGGGCCGGCCAGGCGGAGCTCGCCGATCTTCAGGCGCAGCTCGCCGCCGAGCTCGAAGCGCTGCGGACCGCGCCGCCGTCCGGCGGGGATCCGTCGCCGTCGCCATCGCCGTCCTCGAGCGAGACGCCGAGTCCCTCCCCGAGCCCTTCGCCGACGGCGACCTGCAAACGGGTGTGCGAGCCTTCTCCGTCACCATCCCCGTCGCCGACCGAGTCTCCGTCCCCGAGCCCCTCCCCTACCGACTGCCGGCGCTTCTGCTGA
- a CDS encoding aldehyde dehydrogenase family protein, producing MSDVREYKLLINGEFLDAASGETFETTDPSTGEVVGRVAKGGKEDVRKAIEAARNAFDSGVWSEMPQAERTQRMLKLWEILQERLTDLCQIEAIDAGHTIRMANLFSIALGVEHWRVTADLASKIGEYEPVELSEMPAPSWGLVRREPYGVCSAITPWNFPFILMMWKAGPALATGNTMIVKPATYTPMSTTEFGKIVQESDLFPPGVFNVVPGAGGAAGEEMASNSLVDKVAFTGSTEVGRRIMQLASGTVKKVTLELGGKSANILLDDADLDSAIPGSLFATFLHSGQICHSGTRCFVPASLYDEVIARMVELAEGLKVGPATDFETDIGPLVHRSQFETVDRYVQLGQQEGAKLVTGGERVSVAGHDGGYYYKPTVFADVANSMRIAQEEIFGPVLSVIKYDSVEDAIQMANDSIYGLGGGVWSRDIPRALSVAKRIRTGTVWINDYHLLSAYAPFGGYKQSGVGRETGKWGLREYQQTKYIHVDQTPGKDQKFWYQIAGL from the coding sequence ATGAGTGACGTCCGCGAGTACAAGCTCCTGATCAACGGCGAGTTCCTCGACGCCGCATCGGGCGAGACGTTCGAAACGACCGATCCGTCCACCGGCGAGGTGGTCGGCCGGGTCGCCAAAGGCGGTAAGGAAGACGTTCGCAAGGCGATCGAGGCCGCCCGCAATGCCTTCGACTCCGGCGTGTGGTCGGAGATGCCCCAGGCCGAGCGCACCCAGCGCATGCTGAAGCTCTGGGAGATCTTGCAGGAGCGACTGACGGACCTCTGCCAGATCGAAGCCATCGACGCCGGGCACACGATCCGCATGGCCAATCTGTTCTCGATCGCGCTCGGGGTAGAGCACTGGCGAGTGACCGCCGACCTCGCCAGCAAGATCGGCGAGTACGAGCCCGTGGAACTCTCGGAGATGCCCGCGCCGTCGTGGGGCCTCGTGCGACGCGAGCCCTACGGGGTGTGCTCGGCGATCACGCCGTGGAACTTCCCGTTCATCCTCATGATGTGGAAGGCCGGCCCGGCGCTGGCGACCGGCAACACCATGATCGTCAAGCCGGCGACCTACACGCCGATGTCCACGACCGAGTTCGGCAAGATCGTTCAGGAGTCGGATCTGTTCCCGCCGGGCGTTTTCAACGTCGTGCCGGGCGCGGGCGGCGCCGCCGGCGAGGAGATGGCATCGAACTCGCTCGTCGACAAGGTCGCGTTCACCGGCTCCACGGAGGTTGGGCGGCGCATCATGCAGCTCGCGTCCGGGACGGTGAAGAAGGTGACGCTCGAGCTCGGCGGCAAGTCGGCGAACATCCTGCTCGACGACGCCGACCTCGACTCGGCGATACCCGGCTCGCTCTTCGCGACGTTCCTGCATTCGGGCCAGATCTGTCATTCGGGCACCCGGTGCTTCGTTCCCGCGTCGCTTTACGACGAGGTGATCGCCCGGATGGTCGAGCTGGCCGAGGGATTGAAGGTCGGGCCGGCGACCGACTTCGAGACCGACATCGGGCCGCTCGTGCACCGATCACAGTTCGAGACGGTGGATCGTTACGTCCAGCTCGGACAGCAAGAAGGCGCGAAGCTCGTCACGGGCGGGGAGCGCGTTTCCGTCGCCGGTCACGACGGCGGCTACTACTACAAGCCGACGGTCTTCGCCGACGTTGCGAACTCGATGCGTATCGCGCAGGAGGAGATCTTCGGGCCGGTGTTGTCGGTCATCAAGTACGACTCGGTCGAGGATGCGATCCAGATGGCGAACGATTCGATCTACGGCCTCGGCGGCGGCGTATGGTCCCGCGACATCCCGCGCGCCCTCAGCGTGGCGAAGCGCATCCGCACCGGAACGGTGTGGATCAACGACTACCACCTGCTCTCGGCCTATGCGCCGTTCGGCGGCTACAAGCAGTCGGGCGTGGGAAGGGAGACCGGCAAGTGGGGCCTCCGCGAGTACCAGCAGACGAAGTACATCCACGTCGACCAGACGCCGGGCAAGGATCAGAAGTTCTGGTACCAGATCGCCGGGTTGTAG